In Topomyia yanbarensis strain Yona2022 chromosome 2, ASM3024719v1, whole genome shotgun sequence, one DNA window encodes the following:
- the LOC131685208 gene encoding serine/arginine repetitive matrix protein 1-like gives MDRNMSSVGRLTRRSPSPSRGGPKLRMDRKPNHVRINDPSHPAGKRKEIDNVMRKARAFPNETWDKKLLEVEEKDPNRWRHTGFKKMYIEDDPSSSDSERAVGRYGNGPPPSRRSRSRSPRSPPPRHRRSPSPPVRKRRLIPVSPSPPPMMRRRPVSLTPPPPPPPPEPVMKRRPRSPPPRMMRRLSPLEFHRKSPISVPVSPRRAPTRRMSPGPPVRQRVKRPPSPPPKMSQSPSMSSCSDESCSACSADDRHRRPVRRSRSISGPRSRHRGATPPMAHVPKSRREVPGLRPMSPPPTDPRRKEPMPKVHRIDKDPRDRPSRPIPPPPPVERIRHPQTPDSEKAPSPKPMRVSKHKPIQENFRPVKMRQPKPSSMEMVSSTSSKKHKQKNVVKVRTRVKVEGEPKQRRPRSPSSGSEESSSSESSLPRFTATTRLSLSERFGKMAQWSVDRSNMENMRITKNSSGGDLKVMIEEELEAPPPVRYTYSPAPAGHFPEELMTTGPTGLSSWDDVRVRYEYYKGRGYLRDLDLQDYIKWEEWWYKYQEWLKQERYYELWERSQMNRRRKKVPISQRLN, from the exons ATGGACCGTAATATGTCCAGCGTCGGTCGCCTAACCAGACGGAGTCCGTCACCATCCCGTGGCGGACCCAAGTTACGCATGGACCGTAAGCCCAACCATGTCCGGATTAATG ATCCCAGCCATCCGGCCGGTAAGCGTAAGGAGATCGACAACGTTATGCGGAAGGCTCGTGCCTTTCCTAACGAAACCTGGGACAAAAAACTGCTCGAGGTCGAAGAGAAAGATCCAAACCGTTGGCGCCATACCGGATTCAAGAAAATGTACATCGAAGATGATCCTAGCAGCTCGGACAGTGAACGTGCAGTGGGCCGTTACGGGAACGGCCCACCACCCTCACGACGCAGCCGTAGCCGATCACCGAGATCGCCTCCGCCTCGGCATCGCCGCAGTCCATCCCCTCCGGTGCGAAAACGTCGTCTGATTCCGGTATCTCCGTCACCACCGCCGATGATGCGGCGGCGACCTGTATCACTTACGCCACCACCACCGCCACCTCCACCGGAACCGGTTATGAAACGAAGACCCCGTTCGCCACCACCCCGGATGATGCGTCGCCTATCGCCACTGGAGTTTCACCGCAAGTCGCCGATCTCAGTGCCTGTTTCGCCCCGTCGTGCTCCCACCCGACGCATGTCTCCGGGTCCGCCGGTACGGCAGAGAGTTAAACGACCACCGTCGCCACCACCCAAG aTGAGCCAATCTCCGTCAATGTCCAGCTGCTCGGATGAATCTTGTTCTGCATGCTCCGCCGATGACCGCCATCGCCGTCCTGTTCG CCGTTCTCGTTCGATATCCGGTCCGCGTTCGCGTCATCGCGGTGCCACGCCGCCTATGGCACATGTTCCGAAAAGCCGCCGCGAAGTTCCGGGACTTCGTCCGATGAGTCCGCCGCCGACGGATCCGCGCCGTAAGGAACCGATGCCGAAGGTTCATCGCATCGATAAG GATCCTCGAGATCGTCCATCGCGGCCCATTCCTCCGCCACCGCCCGTCGAACGGATCCGGCATCCGCAAACGCCCGACTCGGAGAAAGCTCCGTCACCGAAACCGATGCGAGTCTCGAAGCACAAGCCCATCCAGGAGAACTTTCGCCCGGTTAAGATGCGTCAGCCGAAACCATCGTCAATGGAAATGGTATCGTCTACTTCCAGTAAGAAGCACAAGCAAAAAAATGTAGTGAAG GTTCGAACACGTGTTAAGGTCGAAGGAGAGCCGAAACAGCGTCGTCCGCGTTCGCCATCATCCGGTTCCGAGGAATCATCTAGTAGTGAAAGTTCGTTACCACGGTTTACTGCCACCACACGACTATCGCTTTCGGAACGCTTCGGTAAAATGGCTCAGTGGAGCGTCGATCGAAGCAATATGGAAAATATGCGAATTACGAAAAACAGCTCCGGTGGCGATTTGAAGGTAATGATCGAGGAAGAGTTGGAAGCACCGCCACCGGTTCGATATACTTACTCGCCGGCTCCGGCTGGGCACTTCCCGGAGGAGCTGATGACCACCGGGCCGACGGGTCTTTCCTCATGGGATGATGTTCGGGTGCGGTACGAGTATTACAAGGGTCGTGGCTATCTTAGAGATTTGGATCTGCAG GACTACATCAAATGGGAGGAGTGGTGGTACAAGTACCAGGAATGGTTAAAACAGGAACGCTACTATGAACTGTGGGAACGGTCACAGATGAATCGTCGCCGCAAGAAAGTACCGATCTCGCAGCGGCTTAATTGA
- the LOC131681886 gene encoding NADH dehydrogenase [ubiquinone] 1 alpha subcomplex subunit 2, with protein MRLSLLRAARLNPAVKELRLHLCQTGEASKGVREFVSTQYAGLKRENPKLPILVRECSGVQPRLWARYEMGKEKSVSLTNAAAADVAKHIAELGK; from the exons ATGAGACTATCCCTGCTCCGAGCGGCCCGACTGAATCCGGCAGTGAAGGAACTTCGTCTGCATCTGTGTCAGACCGGCGAGGCATCCAAGGGTGTCCG gGAGTTTGTCAGCACACAGTATGCGGGCCTGAAACGCGAGAACCCCAAGCTGCCGATTCTGGTTCGCGAATGCAGCGGTGTACAGCCAAGGCTGTGGGCCAGATACG aaATGGGTAAGGAAAAGTCGGTTTCTTTAACCAATGCTGCCGCTGCGGATGTTGCTAAACATATTGCCGAGTTAGGAAAATAA